The following are encoded in a window of Mustela nigripes isolate SB6536 chromosome 3, MUSNIG.SB6536, whole genome shotgun sequence genomic DNA:
- the SNAI2 gene encoding zinc finger protein SNAI2, translated as MPRSFLVKKHFNASKKPNYSELDTHTVIISPYLYESYPMPVIPQPEILSSGAYSPITVWTTAAPFHSPLPNGLSPLSGYPSSLGRVSPPPPSDTSSKDHSGSESPISDEEERLQSKLSDPHAIEAEKFQCNLCNKTYSTFSGLAKHKQLHCDAQSRKSFSCKYCDKEYVSLGALKMHIRTHTLPCVCKICGKAFSRPWLLQGHIRTHTGEKPFSCPHCNRAFADRSNLRAHLQTHSDVKKYQCKNCSKTFSRMSLLHKHEESGCCVAH; from the exons ATGCCGCGCTCTTTCCTGGTCAAGAAGCATTTCAACGCCTCCAAAAAGCCTAACTACAGCGAActggacacacacacag TGATTATTTCCCCATATCTCTATGAGAGTTACCCCATGCCTGTCATACCACAACCAGAGATCCTCAGCTCGGGAGCATACAGCCCCATTACCGTGTGGACTACAGCAGCTCCATTCCACTCCCCACTACCCAAtggcctctctcctctttctggatACCCCTCATCCTTGGGGCGAGTGAGTCCCCCTCCTCCATCTGACACTTCGTCCAAGGACCACAGTGGCTCAGAAAGCCCCATTAGTGATGAAGAGGAAAGACTACAATCCAAGCTTTCAGACCCCCATGCTATTGAAGCTGAAAAGTTTCAGTGCAATTTATGCAATAAAACCTATTCAACTTTTTCTGGGCTGGCCAAACATAAGCAGTTGCACTGTGACGCCCAGTCTAGGAAATCTTTCAGCTGTAAATACTGTGACAAGGAATATGTGAGCCTGGGCGCCCTTAAGATGCACATTCGGACCCACACTTTACCCTGTGTCTGCAAGATCTGTGGCAAGGCGTTTTCCAGACCCTGGTTACTTCAAGGACACATTAGAACTCACACTG ggGAGAAGCCTTTTTCTTGCCCTCACTGCAACAGAGCATTTGCAGACAGGTCAAATCTGAGGGCTCACCTGCAGACCCACTCGGATGTAAAGAAATACCAGTGCAAAAACTGCTCCAaaaccttctccagaatgtcTCTTCTGCACAAACATGAGGAATCTGGCTGCTGTGTAGCACACTGA